A single uncultured Acetobacterium sp. DNA region contains:
- the radA gene encoding DNA repair protein RadA — MAKKKSIFVCQNCGYDSPKWMGKCPECDQWNTMVEELDFSKMGSKENTRERGVYSKPKSLAEITYTGDTRYPTLNEEFDRVLGGGIVPGGMILLGGDPGIGKSTLLLQTTEALGNQGYKILYISGEESEQQLKMRGERMHVKSENISFLSEINIPYLLTIILEERPDIVIIDSIQTMYSPDISSAPGSVSQIRENTGALMQLAKKDNISMVLVGHVTKDGAIAGPRVLEHMVDTVLYFEGEKYHAYRILRGVKNRFGSTNEIGIFEMTENGLQSVANPSEMMLDSRPANTCGSVVVPCIEGTRPLLIELQGLVSPTGFGNPRRMATGMDYNRMVLLMAIMEKRLGIQMQSVDAYINVVGGIKVDEPALDLGVIAVLYSSLRDFQIPGDLMILGEVGLTGEVRNIQHIEKRLIEGKKLGFKRCIIPKGNQKGLKIAGMEILPVDNIRSALDILL, encoded by the coding sequence ATGGCTAAGAAAAAAAGTATTTTTGTTTGTCAGAACTGTGGTTATGATTCGCCCAAATGGATGGGAAAATGTCCGGAATGTGATCAGTGGAATACCATGGTAGAAGAGCTGGACTTTTCTAAAATGGGCAGCAAAGAAAATACCCGGGAACGGGGTGTTTACTCGAAGCCCAAATCCTTAGCTGAGATCACCTATACTGGCGACACCCGCTATCCAACCCTCAATGAAGAATTTGACCGGGTTCTGGGCGGTGGGATTGTGCCGGGAGGGATGATCCTTCTGGGCGGCGATCCGGGGATCGGAAAATCGACCTTATTGCTCCAGACCACTGAAGCGCTGGGCAATCAGGGCTATAAAATCCTCTATATTTCGGGAGAAGAGTCAGAACAACAATTAAAAATGCGGGGCGAACGAATGCACGTTAAATCCGAAAACATTTCCTTTTTATCGGAGATCAACATCCCTTATTTACTGACCATAATTCTCGAAGAGCGTCCGGACATTGTCATTATTGATTCGATTCAAACCATGTACAGCCCAGATATTTCATCTGCTCCGGGAAGTGTCAGTCAGATCCGGGAAAATACTGGGGCGCTGATGCAGCTGGCTAAAAAAGATAATATCTCGATGGTTCTGGTGGGACATGTTACCAAAGATGGTGCCATTGCCGGGCCGAGAGTTTTGGAGCATATGGTCGATACGGTGCTTTATTTTGAAGGTGAAAAATATCATGCCTATCGAATTCTCCGGGGCGTTAAAAACCGTTTTGGCTCCACCAATGAGATCGGCATTTTTGAGATGACTGAAAATGGGTTACAATCCGTGGCCAATCCATCCGAAATGATGCTGGACAGTCGACCGGCGAACACCTGCGGGTCAGTGGTGGTTCCCTGTATTGAGGGCACCCGGCCGCTGCTGATTGAACTCCAGGGATTGGTCTCACCCACTGGTTTTGGAAATCCCCGTCGGATGGCAACCGGCATGGATTATAACCGGATGGTGCTGCTGATGGCAATTATGGAGAAACGGCTGGGGATTCAGATGCAGTCGGTGGATGCCTATATCAATGTGGTGGGTGGCATTAAGGTGGATGAACCAGCCTTGGATCTTGGGGTGATCGCCGTCCTTTATTCCAGCCTTCGGGATTTCCAGATTCCCGGGGATCTGATGATTCTGGGTGAAGTGGGCTTAACCGGCGAAGTCCGAAATATTCAGCATATTGAAAAACGACTCATTGAAGGGAAAAAGCTGGGCTTTAAACGCTGCATCATCCCGAAGGGGAACCAGAAAGGCTTGAAAATTGCCGGAATGGAGATCCTTCCGGTAGATAATATTCGTTCAGCCTTGGACATTTTGCTGTAA